A single window of Granulicella sibirica DNA harbors:
- a CDS encoding (R)-mandelonitrile lyase, with protein MEIKRIGSQPSGKGPADWFTGTVRIDPLFQAPDPALVAGASVTFEPGARTAWHTHPLGQTLIVTAGCGWAQREGGPVEEIHPGDVVWFSPGEKHWHGASPTTGMTHIAIQERLDGKVVDWLEHVTDEQYKR; from the coding sequence ATGGAGATCAAACGGATTGGCTCGCAACCCTCGGGCAAAGGCCCGGCAGACTGGTTTACCGGGACTGTACGGATAGACCCGCTGTTTCAGGCCCCCGACCCGGCGCTCGTGGCTGGGGCAAGCGTGACGTTCGAGCCCGGAGCGCGCACGGCGTGGCATACCCATCCTCTTGGGCAGACGCTGATCGTGACCGCGGGCTGCGGATGGGCGCAGCGGGAGGGTGGGCCGGTCGAGGAGATTCATCCCGGGGATGTTGTCTGGTTTTCGCCGGGCGAGAAGCACTGGCATGGGGCTTCGCCGACGACTGGTATGACGCATATTGCGATTCAGGAGAGGCTGGACGGCAAGGTTGTCGACTGGTTGGAGCACGTGACCGACGAGCAGTACAAGCGCTGA
- the miaA gene encoding tRNA (adenosine(37)-N6)-dimethylallyltransferase MiaA produces the protein MVEPELPLIVLAGPTASGKSGLALRLAEHFDAEIISCDSVAVYRDMEIGTAKPSRADRARIPHHLIDVVPPTEPFTAGDFARHAREALEAIRSRNRLPIIAGGTGLYLRALLDGLFPAPPQQPALRERLRTRTSPHLHRVLTRLDPAAAALIHPNDLPKLVRAIEVSLAARQPLTEQWQKGRDALTGYRILRLGLQPPRPALYARINQRAARMFSSENEGGLIEETRNLIGKYGPQRPFTSLGYAEATAVLEGKLTPPEAIALAQQGHRNYAKRQATWFRKEPAFHWLPSFGDDPATYTEALSLMHQHLERKPPPEAAP, from the coding sequence TTGGTAGAGCCAGAACTCCCACTCATCGTCCTCGCCGGCCCGACCGCAAGCGGCAAGTCCGGCCTCGCCCTTCGCCTCGCCGAGCACTTCGACGCCGAGATCATCTCCTGCGACTCGGTCGCCGTCTACCGCGATATGGAGATCGGCACCGCAAAGCCCTCCCGCGCCGACCGCGCCCGCATCCCCCACCACCTCATCGACGTAGTCCCCCCGACTGAGCCCTTCACCGCCGGAGACTTCGCCCGCCACGCCCGTGAGGCCCTCGAAGCCATTCGTTCCCGCAATCGCCTCCCCATCATCGCCGGAGGAACCGGCCTCTACCTCCGCGCCCTGCTCGACGGCCTCTTCCCTGCGCCGCCACAGCAACCCGCCCTCCGCGAACGCCTCCGCACCCGCACCTCACCGCACCTTCACCGCGTCCTCACCCGCCTCGACCCCGCCGCCGCCGCCCTCATCCACCCGAACGATCTGCCCAAACTCGTCCGCGCCATCGAAGTCTCTCTTGCCGCCCGCCAACCCCTCACCGAGCAGTGGCAAAAAGGCCGTGACGCCCTCACCGGCTACCGTATTCTCCGCCTCGGCCTCCAGCCCCCGCGCCCGGCGCTCTACGCCCGCATCAACCAACGCGCCGCTCGCATGTTCTCGTCCGAAAACGAAGGCGGCCTCATCGAGGAAACGCGCAATCTGATCGGCAAATACGGCCCACAGCGCCCCTTCACCAGCCTCGGATACGCTGAAGCCACCGCCGTCCTGGAAGGAAAGCTCACCCCACCCGAGGCGATTGCCCTGGCCCAGCAGGGCCATCGCAACTACGCCAAGCGCCAGGCCACCTGGTTCCGCAAGGAACCTGCCTTCCACTGGCTCCCATCCTTCGGCGACGATCCGGCAACCTATACCGAAGCCCTCAGCCTCATGCATCAGCATCTCGAACGAAAACCGCCGCCGGAAGCTGCTCCGTAA
- a CDS encoding MogA/MoaB family molybdenum cofactor biosynthesis protein, with product MMSPRSFREDTRAVVLTISDGCTAGTQVDRSGPVVTEMLRGAGVRDLAAEILPDDLELIAAALRLHAASVDLIVTTGGTGIAPRDVTPEATRMVCDRIIEGFAERMRAVSFAETPMAPLSRSVCGTIARPGGNIEGSTIVVNLPGSPAGARTCLGAVLGLLPHALDLLAGRTVHGPATADRVNSEEPL from the coding sequence ATGATGAGTCCGCGAAGCTTTCGAGAGGATACCCGCGCGGTTGTGCTGACGATCAGCGATGGCTGCACGGCCGGGACGCAGGTGGACCGCTCCGGGCCGGTGGTGACCGAGATGCTTCGCGGCGCGGGGGTGCGGGATCTTGCCGCTGAGATCCTTCCGGACGACCTGGAGCTGATTGCGGCGGCGTTGCGCCTGCACGCGGCGAGCGTGGATCTGATCGTTACGACCGGCGGGACGGGAATCGCGCCACGGGATGTGACGCCGGAGGCGACCCGGATGGTCTGCGACCGGATTATCGAGGGTTTCGCCGAGAGGATGCGCGCGGTGAGCTTCGCCGAGACGCCGATGGCTCCGCTGAGCCGCTCGGTATGCGGGACCATTGCGCGGCCTGGCGGAAATATCGAGGGCAGCACGATCGTCGTCAACCTGCCGGGCAGCCCGGCGGGGGCGAGGACCTGCCTGGGCGCGGTTCTTGGGCTTCTGCCGCATGCGCTCGACCTTCTGGCGGGCCGGACTGTTCATGGTCCTGCGACGGCTGACAGGGTAAACTCAGAGGAACCCCTGTGA
- a CDS encoding Ig-like domain repeat protein, giving the protein MRLSLIIFVLFAASATAQHTLHVPAGIPTIQSAIDASSTGDTVLVAPGTYYENLDLHGKAITLQSAQGPSVTILDGRRLAPTVSFLTNETRATTLNGFTIRNGAPAPNSGIHGAGVSLQSASPTLLNNVFTGNLCAAVDATASAPLLQSNQITLTQPDASCSTQATAPIVLTGNPADPTLVPTLLGNTIEHNDLTASTLQPNAGGITLLAARAMLQGNTIRFNTTPGNAPGAIQIYAEPTPTGTAPTLIEQNLVYGNTTACGAGGLALSILNDPTSTTAPHLEVQLLNNTIADDHSGTTCTGTPGELTLAAGTLPSQVVLANNILASSSAIPALQCSVSMPAQSFHHNLLHNTQGLILSSTCLDSGANHLADPMFLDRDPSTPDYHVHLQSPAVDSGADGISPLPAQDLDRTPRLQNATDQPTVIIDLGPYEYPAPHVIIPSSTVLNATPLASEAFQPITLTAQVTTSGSTTPTGTITFATQTQALATVPVDVTGHASFTTSTLPAASYAFQATFSGSASVSPSTTSMLQTVHPAATLLAFSVTPSTADNAQSVTLSADAQAPLSTRVPTGQVQFFEILPAPAAPTLITTTTLNASGQTSATLPAMASGTHLILAAYPGTPNFDPVNLPTADALTLTIGAHGYAVHPNSPTVSVETQHHAAVALTLTSLGSFSGPVTLACANLPAPATCTFTPATVTLTPGASAQVNLTLETDAVPNFVSSLFPWGLISLLTLAVARHRGSKPMLVCLLVLAPLLVLPLTACGTGQIPGHLAPGTYQIEVTSQSPTTTAQVTPITLTVTP; this is encoded by the coding sequence GTGCGTCTCTCCCTCATAATCTTCGTGCTCTTCGCCGCATCCGCCACGGCCCAGCACACCCTTCACGTCCCCGCCGGCATCCCCACCATCCAGTCCGCCATCGACGCCTCGTCCACCGGCGACACCGTCCTCGTCGCCCCCGGCACCTACTACGAGAACCTAGACCTCCACGGCAAGGCCATCACCCTCCAGAGCGCCCAGGGCCCCTCCGTCACCATCCTCGACGGCCGCCGCCTCGCCCCCACCGTCTCGTTCCTCACCAACGAAACCCGCGCCACCACCCTCAACGGCTTCACCATCCGCAACGGCGCGCCCGCACCCAACTCAGGCATCCACGGCGCCGGCGTCTCCCTCCAGTCCGCCTCGCCGACACTCCTCAACAACGTCTTCACCGGCAACCTCTGCGCCGCCGTCGACGCCACCGCCTCCGCCCCGCTCCTCCAGTCGAACCAGATCACTCTCACCCAGCCAGACGCCTCCTGCTCCACCCAGGCCACCGCACCTATCGTCCTCACCGGCAATCCGGCCGACCCCACCCTCGTCCCCACCCTCCTCGGCAACACCATCGAGCACAACGACCTCACCGCAAGCACCCTCCAGCCCAACGCCGGGGGCATCACGCTCCTCGCCGCCCGCGCCATGCTCCAGGGCAACACCATCCGCTTCAACACCACGCCCGGCAACGCCCCCGGAGCCATCCAGATCTACGCCGAACCCACCCCGACCGGCACCGCGCCCACCCTGATCGAGCAGAACCTCGTCTACGGCAACACCACCGCATGCGGAGCGGGCGGACTCGCCCTTTCAATCCTGAATGACCCAACCTCGACCACGGCGCCGCACCTCGAAGTGCAACTCCTCAACAACACCATCGCCGACGACCACAGCGGCACGACCTGCACCGGCACTCCCGGCGAACTCACGCTAGCCGCAGGCACCCTCCCCTCGCAGGTCGTCCTCGCCAACAACATCCTCGCAAGCTCCTCCGCAATCCCTGCTCTGCAATGCTCCGTCTCGATGCCCGCGCAGTCCTTTCACCACAACCTCCTGCACAACACGCAGGGCCTCATCCTCTCGAGCACGTGTCTCGACTCCGGCGCAAACCACCTCGCTGACCCCATGTTTCTGGACCGCGACCCCTCCACGCCCGACTACCACGTCCACCTGCAATCGCCCGCCGTGGACTCCGGGGCCGACGGCATCTCACCCCTCCCGGCGCAGGATCTCGACCGCACACCCCGCCTCCAGAACGCCACCGATCAGCCCACGGTCATCATCGATCTGGGCCCCTACGAGTATCCAGCCCCACACGTCATCATCCCCAGTTCAACCGTCTTGAACGCAACGCCACTCGCATCTGAAGCCTTCCAGCCCATCACCCTCACCGCCCAGGTCACCACCTCGGGAAGCACGACCCCCACCGGCACCATCACCTTCGCCACCCAGACCCAGGCCCTCGCCACCGTCCCCGTCGACGTCACCGGCCACGCCAGCTTCACCACCAGCACCCTCCCGGCAGCCTCGTACGCCTTCCAGGCGACCTTCTCCGGCTCCGCAAGCGTCTCGCCTTCGACGACCTCCATGCTCCAGACCGTCCACCCGGCAGCCACGCTCCTCGCCTTCTCGGTCACTCCTTCAACCGCCGACAACGCCCAGTCGGTCACCCTCTCCGCCGACGCCCAGGCTCCGCTCTCCACCCGCGTCCCCACAGGCCAGGTGCAGTTCTTCGAAATCCTCCCCGCTCCTGCTGCCCCGACTCTCATCACCACCACGACCCTCAACGCAAGCGGCCAGACCTCCGCCACCCTGCCAGCAATGGCTTCGGGAACGCATCTCATCCTCGCCGCCTACCCCGGCACACCCAACTTCGACCCCGTCAACCTCCCCACAGCCGACGCCCTCACCCTCACCATCGGCGCCCACGGCTACGCCGTCCATCCCAACAGCCCAACCGTGAGCGTCGAAACCCAGCATCACGCGGCAGTGGCCCTGACCCTCACCAGCCTCGGCAGCTTCTCCGGCCCTGTCACCCTTGCCTGCGCCAACCTGCCCGCGCCCGCCACCTGCACCTTCACGCCCGCCACCGTGACCCTCACCCCAGGCGCGTCGGCCCAGGTCAACCTCACCCTCGAAACAGACGCCGTCCCGAACTTCGTCTCGAGCCTCTTCCCATGGGGCCTCATCTCGCTTCTGACGCTCGCCGTCGCGAGGCACCGCGGCAGCAAGCCGATGCTCGTCTGTCTCCTTGTCCTGGCCCCGCTCCTTGTCCTTCCCCTCACCGCATGCGGCACGGGCCAGATCCCCGGCCATCTCGCCCCCGGAACCTACCAGATCGAGGTCACCTCGCAGTCCCCCACCACCACCGCCCAGGTCACCCCCATCACCCTGACCGTAACGCCTTAA
- a CDS encoding TonB C-terminal domain-containing protein, protein MPTLETPPNPAPPDRSPEGEDLADSSKGPVKVRTGRYGELEEHEIIHLIDALDDERAKSRFRESIYISLFVYIAVAWFLFYGPQVLFHQPRVINPGDALREQQKELTYLDMPPDVARQLQHKPTDKIAEKAHTAQTVKPTLDKKTLQQLKSMRGPAAPTTSPLPAAPQPQQQPAPQQAQQQPAPTPLPQHPAQSPQTAMVDAPRPNIKPNFNNSQSAGNAVQQAARSGLQGGGSGADYDHSSQGSHGGLNTGVDVLSDTEGVDFGPYLTRILREIKNTWLPLIPEEARPPLNKAGVTQIRFSILPDGRIGGMRLEGSTHDDALNRAAWGSITGVGQFPPLPADFKGPNLELRIHYLVNKTSE, encoded by the coding sequence ATGCCTACGCTCGAGACACCGCCCAACCCGGCTCCGCCCGACCGCTCCCCCGAGGGCGAAGACCTCGCTGACTCCTCCAAAGGTCCTGTCAAGGTTCGTACTGGCCGCTACGGAGAACTTGAAGAGCACGAGATCATCCACCTCATCGACGCGCTTGACGACGAACGCGCAAAATCGCGCTTTCGCGAGTCGATCTACATCTCGCTCTTCGTCTACATCGCCGTGGCCTGGTTCCTCTTCTACGGCCCGCAGGTCCTGTTCCACCAGCCGCGAGTCATCAACCCCGGTGATGCCCTGCGCGAGCAGCAGAAAGAGCTGACCTACCTCGACATGCCCCCTGATGTCGCAAGGCAGCTCCAGCACAAGCCGACCGACAAGATCGCCGAGAAAGCCCACACCGCCCAGACGGTCAAGCCAACCCTCGATAAGAAGACCCTGCAGCAGCTCAAGAGCATGCGCGGCCCGGCGGCTCCGACGACTTCACCTCTTCCTGCCGCCCCGCAACCCCAGCAACAGCCCGCGCCTCAGCAGGCCCAGCAGCAACCCGCTCCCACGCCACTGCCGCAGCACCCTGCCCAGAGCCCCCAGACGGCCATGGTTGACGCCCCGCGACCCAACATCAAGCCGAACTTCAACAACAGCCAGAGCGCCGGAAACGCCGTCCAGCAGGCGGCCCGCAGCGGTCTCCAGGGCGGAGGCAGCGGAGCCGACTACGACCACTCGTCGCAGGGCTCGCATGGCGGTCTGAACACCGGTGTGGATGTCCTCTCCGACACCGAAGGCGTCGACTTCGGCCCGTACCTCACCCGCATCCTCCGCGAGATCAAGAACACCTGGCTCCCGCTCATCCCCGAGGAAGCCCGCCCGCCGCTCAACAAAGCCGGCGTCACGCAGATACGCTTCTCCATCCTCCCCGACGGCCGCATCGGCGGCATGCGCCTCGAGGGTTCCACCCACGACGATGCCCTCAACCGCGCTGCCTGGGGCTCGATCACCGGCGTTGGCCAGTTCCCGCCGCTCCCTGCCGATTTCAAAGGCCCGAACCTGGAACTCCGCATCCACTACCTCGTCAATAAGACGTCCGAGTAA
- a CDS encoding Fe2+-dependent dioxygenase, which translates to MLLTIPDVLTVAQVKEMRAKLDAADWVDGKVTAGYQAQRVKENHQLPEGHPLAAELGEIVLGALARSPLFMSAALPLRVFPPMFNRYTGGGHFGTHVDTAIRAMASTGQRIRTDISATLFLAGPEEYEGGELMVEDSYGSHSVKLPAGQMVLYPATSLHRVEPVTRGARVASFFWIQSMIRSDADRTLLFDLDQGIQRVAAEAPGSGAAVALTGVYHNLMRRWAEM; encoded by the coding sequence ATGTTATTGACGATTCCCGATGTGTTGACGGTGGCGCAGGTGAAGGAGATGCGGGCGAAGCTGGATGCCGCGGACTGGGTCGACGGGAAGGTGACGGCTGGATACCAGGCACAGCGGGTGAAGGAAAATCACCAGTTGCCGGAGGGGCATCCGCTGGCAGCCGAGCTTGGGGAGATCGTGCTGGGCGCGCTGGCTCGATCGCCGTTGTTTATGTCCGCGGCGCTGCCGTTGCGGGTCTTTCCTCCGATGTTCAACCGGTACACGGGCGGCGGGCACTTCGGGACGCATGTGGATACGGCAATCCGGGCGATGGCTTCGACGGGCCAGAGGATCAGGACGGACATCTCGGCGACGCTCTTTCTCGCTGGGCCTGAGGAGTACGAGGGTGGCGAGTTGATGGTCGAGGACAGTTATGGATCGCACTCGGTGAAGCTTCCGGCAGGGCAGATGGTGCTGTATCCGGCGACGAGCCTGCATCGGGTCGAGCCGGTGACGCGGGGCGCGCGGGTGGCGAGCTTCTTCTGGATTCAGAGCATGATCCGCTCGGACGCGGATCGGACGTTGTTGTTCGATCTCGACCAGGGGATTCAGCGTGTGGCGGCGGAGGCTCCGGGGAGTGGAGCGGCGGTGGCGCTGACAGGGGTGTACCACAACCTCATGCGGCGATGGGCGGAGATGTAG
- a CDS encoding YqaA family protein, with product MILSTLLSPASLFHKFNLALLAFLKPFGVWGLGGLALLDSSSIPMPIDALVIDYVVQDHARFVLYCLMAALGSAVGSMVPYYLGRAGGELILLKRINRTRYEKLRDRFEKQEFLAIMVPAMMPPPMPVKLFEIAAGVFEMKPLTYFLAILIGKFLRFLVETLITVIYGRTLLATVMQTFRQHSGIMIAVVGVVVILLALFVVRRLFDRRRGTKFPMEEAEDSLSAPGEE from the coding sequence GTGATCCTCTCTACACTTTTGTCTCCCGCCAGTCTGTTTCACAAATTCAACCTTGCTCTCCTGGCCTTCCTGAAGCCGTTTGGTGTTTGGGGCCTGGGCGGCCTGGCGCTGCTGGATTCGTCGTCGATTCCGATGCCAATCGATGCACTGGTGATCGATTACGTCGTGCAGGATCATGCGCGATTCGTCCTCTACTGCCTGATGGCGGCGCTTGGGTCGGCGGTAGGCAGCATGGTGCCGTATTACCTTGGGCGGGCCGGCGGAGAGCTGATTCTCCTGAAGCGGATCAATCGGACGCGCTATGAGAAGCTACGCGACCGCTTCGAGAAGCAAGAGTTCCTGGCGATCATGGTGCCGGCGATGATGCCTCCGCCGATGCCGGTGAAGCTGTTCGAAATTGCTGCGGGTGTCTTCGAGATGAAGCCGCTGACATATTTTCTGGCCATCCTGATCGGCAAGTTCCTGCGGTTCCTGGTGGAGACGCTCATTACGGTCATTTACGGGCGGACGCTGTTGGCGACGGTGATGCAAACGTTCCGGCAGCACTCCGGCATCATGATCGCCGTGGTGGGCGTCGTCGTGATTCTGCTCGCGCTGTTCGTCGTGCGGCGGCTGTTCGACCGGCGGCGCGGGACGAAGTTCCCGATGGAAGAAGCCGAAGACTCCTTGAGCGCGCCAGGGGAGGAGTAG
- a CDS encoding Nramp family divalent metal transporter, with translation MESAHPPYTPEPLSTSPATAAAAGEPASPKRPYFRFRRTELWSYFGPAFVASVAYIDPGNFATNIEGGSRFGYRLLWVLLWSNAMAILIQYLSAKLGIVTGLTLPQNCRKHFSRTTVISLWLAAEIAAIATDLAEFLGAALGFYLLFGPPLLAHGLGRTETLFIAGLITSVLVFAILALDLAGFRWLEAGIMAFVGIIGLCYGFEVFLVHPDWHAVAFHVLIPSLDTASSASFHQSIYLAVAMLGATVMPHVVYLHSALVQPRLHSLVTQFPKQMHGEEPPPRRLPGFRIRRRYLRFELIDVFVAMNGAWLINSAMIVVAAVAFTHLGSPVTDVERAYQTLGPLLGPAAATVFAVALLCSGLSSSTVGVMAGQVIIEGFLSIKFPIFLRRLITIIPALIVIAVGLDPLKILILSQVVLSFALPFALIPLLLLTNRPAVMGDFASALRTRVAGWTSISIILILNAVLLSQIAFGN, from the coding sequence ATGGAGTCCGCTCACCCTCCCTATACTCCCGAGCCTCTCTCAACCTCACCGGCCACAGCGGCCGCTGCTGGAGAACCCGCCAGCCCAAAGCGTCCCTACTTTCGCTTTCGCCGCACAGAGCTCTGGAGCTACTTCGGCCCCGCCTTCGTCGCCTCCGTCGCCTACATCGACCCCGGCAACTTCGCCACCAACATCGAAGGCGGCTCTCGCTTCGGCTATCGCCTTCTCTGGGTGCTTCTCTGGTCAAATGCCATGGCCATCCTCATCCAGTACCTCTCGGCCAAGCTCGGCATCGTCACCGGCCTTACCCTCCCGCAGAACTGTCGCAAGCACTTCTCCCGCACAACCGTCATCAGCCTCTGGCTCGCCGCCGAAATCGCCGCCATCGCCACCGACCTCGCCGAGTTCCTCGGAGCCGCGCTCGGCTTCTATCTCCTCTTTGGCCCCCCGCTCCTGGCCCACGGCCTCGGCCGCACCGAAACACTCTTCATCGCCGGTCTCATCACCTCTGTCCTCGTCTTCGCCATCCTCGCGCTCGACCTCGCCGGATTCCGCTGGCTTGAGGCAGGCATCATGGCGTTCGTCGGCATCATCGGCCTCTGCTACGGCTTCGAGGTCTTTCTCGTCCACCCCGACTGGCACGCCGTCGCCTTCCACGTCCTCATCCCCAGCCTCGACACCGCCTCCTCCGCCAGCTTCCACCAGAGCATCTACCTCGCCGTCGCCATGCTCGGCGCGACCGTGATGCCGCACGTCGTCTATCTCCACTCGGCCCTCGTCCAGCCGCGCCTGCACAGCCTCGTCACGCAGTTTCCGAAGCAGATGCACGGCGAAGAGCCGCCACCACGCCGTCTCCCCGGCTTCCGCATCCGCCGCCGCTATCTTCGCTTCGAACTCATCGACGTCTTCGTCGCCATGAACGGTGCCTGGCTCATCAACTCCGCGATGATTGTCGTCGCGGCAGTCGCCTTCACCCACCTCGGCAGCCCTGTCACCGACGTCGAGCGCGCCTACCAAACCCTCGGCCCGCTCCTTGGGCCAGCCGCCGCCACCGTCTTCGCCGTGGCCCTCCTCTGCTCCGGCCTCTCGTCCTCGACCGTCGGCGTCATGGCCGGACAGGTCATCATCGAGGGCTTCCTCTCAATCAAATTCCCGATCTTCCTCCGCCGCCTCATCACCATCATCCCGGCGCTCATCGTCATCGCGGTCGGCCTCGACCCGCTGAAGATCCTTATCCTCTCCCAGGTCGTCCTGAGCTTCGCTCTTCCCTTCGCGCTCATCCCCCTGCTCCTCCTGACCAACCGCCCCGCCGTCATGGGCGACTTCGCCAGCGCCCTCCGCACCCGCGTCGCTGGATGGACCTCGATCAGTATCATCCTCATCCTGAACGCCGTCCTCCTCAGCCAGATCGCCTTCGGCAACTAA
- a CDS encoding metal-dependent hydrolase: MEPVTHMLTGACLSRAGLNRKAAYATLAMTIAAEFPDIDTLWSAVGPIASFQHHRGITHTFLGIPFEAALLVGAIWTVHRIRTRRAAPKTVETAAPIRWGVLYLLTLLALLSHLLLDFTNNYGLRPFFPFNPRWYAGSIVFIFEPVLFVALLGALVLPSLFGLIGSEVGATRKPFRGSGLAIMALLVMLGLWTWRYTEQQKAITLAASLDLSAALPPGAPAAEILRINASPYPINPYRWHITVETRGFYQIAEADTLQGTLPNPTSNDLFYRSPTTLATLAAKRSPLGEAYLDWSQFPLVTETTSITGPYDPAALSTVTFRDLRFFYDVPFMKGRSKPPLTGTVTLDSDRHIVSMEMNGKAER; encoded by the coding sequence ATGGAACCCGTCACTCACATGCTGACCGGAGCCTGCCTCTCGCGGGCCGGCCTCAACCGCAAAGCCGCGTACGCCACCCTCGCCATGACCATCGCGGCCGAGTTCCCCGATATCGACACCCTCTGGTCCGCCGTCGGCCCCATCGCCTCCTTCCAGCACCACCGCGGCATCACCCACACCTTCCTCGGCATCCCCTTCGAAGCCGCCCTCCTCGTCGGAGCCATCTGGACCGTCCACCGCATCCGCACCCGCCGAGCCGCGCCGAAAACGGTCGAGACCGCCGCTCCCATCCGCTGGGGAGTCCTCTATCTCTTAACCCTCCTCGCTCTCCTCAGCCACCTGCTTCTCGACTTCACCAACAACTACGGCCTCCGCCCCTTCTTCCCCTTCAACCCGCGCTGGTATGCCGGATCCATCGTCTTCATCTTTGAGCCAGTTCTCTTCGTCGCGCTCCTCGGAGCCCTCGTCCTGCCGTCCCTCTTCGGCCTCATCGGCTCAGAGGTCGGAGCCACTCGAAAGCCCTTCCGAGGCAGCGGCCTGGCCATCATGGCTTTGTTGGTCATGCTCGGCCTATGGACATGGCGCTACACCGAGCAGCAGAAGGCCATTACCCTCGCCGCATCGCTCGACCTCTCCGCCGCTCTGCCACCCGGAGCCCCCGCCGCCGAAATACTCCGTATCAACGCCAGCCCCTACCCCATCAACCCCTACCGCTGGCACATCACCGTCGAAACCCGCGGCTTCTACCAGATCGCCGAAGCCGACACCCTCCAGGGCACGCTCCCCAACCCGACGTCAAACGACCTCTTCTACCGCTCCCCCACGACCCTCGCCACCCTGGCCGCGAAGCGCAGCCCCCTCGGCGAGGCCTACCTCGACTGGTCGCAGTTTCCCCTCGTCACCGAGACCACCTCCATCACCGGCCCTTACGACCCCGCCGCGCTCTCCACGGTGACCTTCCGCGATCTGCGCTTCTTCTATGACGTCCCCTTCATGAAGGGTCGAAGCAAGCCGCCCCTGACCGGAACCGTCACCCTCGACTCCGACCGGCACATCGTCAGCATGGAAATGAACGGCAAGGCCGAGCGCTAG